In the genome of Streptomyces lydicus, the window TACGGGCCCGACCGGCTGGTCACCCAATGCGTGCGCACCGGCCGTCCCATCCTGGTTTCCCACGTCGGCGAGCCGGACCTGATGCGTATCGCACGCGACCCCGAGGCCGCCGCCCTGCTGGCCCGGGCCGGCATCCACAGCTACCTCACCACGCCACTGATCGCCCGCGGCGAGGTCCTCGGCGCGCTGTGTCTCAGCCGCGCCCGCAACCCGCTGCCCTTCGACGAGGACGACCTGACCCTCGCCGCCGAACTGGCCGACCGCGCCGCGGTGTGCATCGACAACGCCCGTCTGTACCAGAGCCTGCGCAATACGGCGGTGACCCTCCAGCGCAGCCTGCTCCCCGACCGCCCGCCGCACCGCACGGGACTGGAGACCGCCACCCGCTACCAGCCCGCCGGCACCACCAGCGAGGTCGGCGGCGACTGGTTCGACGTCATCCCCCTGGCCGCGGACAAGACCGCCCTTGTCGTGGGCGATGTGATGGGCAGCGGCATCAACGCCGCCACCACCATGGGGCGCCTGCGTACCGCCACCTCCACCCTGGCCGACCTCGATATCCCGCCGAGCGACGTACTGCGGCACATCGACAAGATCACCGTCGGGCTGGAGTACTACGCCACCTGCGCCTACGCCGTATACGACCCGCACCGCGCGGTGTGCGACATCGCCATCGCCGGCCACCTGCCCCCGGTGCTGATCCGCACCGGCGAGCCCCCCGAACTCCTCGACCTGCCCACCGGTGTACCCCTCGGCGTCGGCGGCGTCCCCTTCGAGGCCACCACCTTCCCCCTGCACCCCGGCGACCGGCTGGTCCTCTACACCGACGGCTTGGTCGAGACCCGCCACCAGCCCATCGACGCGCGCCTTGACCTCCTCCTCAGCCTCCTCGGCACCCCTGACCGCTCCTTGGAGGACACCTGCGACCGCCTCCTCGACGCCCTCCGCGACCCGGACGACCACGACGACGTCGCCGTCCTCATCGCCCGTCCCCTACGGCTCGAAGGGCCGGTTCCCCCCGCCCCCGCCTGAGCGGCGTCACGGCAGGGTCACGCCCGGCCAACAGCGCAGCCATGGTCGGCCTTCCAGGCTGAAGGAGATACCCACGCAGGCCGTCCGCCCAAAGGAGGCATCATGGTGAAGCGCATCCGGAAACACCTACCCAGCGTGATCGGCGCGTCCGTCCTGACGGTGGCGCTCGTCGGCACGGGTGGTGTGATGAGCGTGCAGGCGGCACCCCAGAGCGCGAAGGCCGCCCCGACCTCGTCGAGTGCGGCGCCCAGCCTGCTCTGCAAGTTCCTCAGAGACCCCCATACCGGCAAGCTCATCGTGGTGAACGTACGGAACGGCAGGGTCGTCCAGAACCCGAGGCTCTGCGTCTTCGTCGGCGGCAGAGGTGGCGGCGGCACAGGAGGCGTCACCACGGGCGCGACCACTACGGGCGCCACCACCACGACGACCGGCGCCAGCGTGACGACCGGCGCCACCACTACGGGCGCCACCACCACGACGACCGGCTCCACCACGACAACCGCCGCCACCACCACGGGCGCCACCACGACGACCGGCGGCCAGACGACACAGGGTCAGACCACTCAGGGGCAGACCACCCAGGGCCAGACGACCCAGGGGCAGACGACCCAGGGCGGTGGCACGGTGGCCGGTAATCCCCCGGTCGGCGGCCTCACGGTCGGCGGCGTGGTTGGCGGTGCCACCACGGTCGGCGGCCTCACGGTAGGCGGTGCCACCACGGCGGCCCCCACTACGGCGGCTCCCACCACAGCTGCCCCTACTACGGCGGCTCCCACCACAGCTGCCCCTACTACGGCGGCTCCCACCACAGCTGCTCCCACTACGGCGGCTCCCACTACGGCGGCTCCCACCACAGCAGCTCCCACTACAGCTGCTCCCACCACCGGCGCCATGCAGTAGGACATGCAAGCCGATAGAACATGCAAGCAGTAGGACATGGTGAGGGCGGCGAACACCGAACACCACCATCACCAGTGGCCGTGCGCAGCGGGAAGGCCGTGGTACGAGCCGGCGCACACGGCCACCGGTGAAGGTGGCGGTCGTCGAAGATCAGAGGTAGGCGATCAGGCGTAGAAGTCGCGCTGTCACCGTGCTTGGCCGGAACGGCCGGTAAGCCGAGTCAGTCCTCCCCGACCTCCCCGACCTCTCCGACCTATCCGACCCGCGCCCCGGCGGCACGTGCCAGCGCCCGCGCTTCGGGACCGACACCCCGTTTGCGAGGGGACATGCGTGAGTCCGTCGCTTCCCGCTGGGCGACCCGCAGGAGGTTCCGCGGCCCGGGACTCGCCACGACACCCACGAACCGCGGGTCGCCGGCGAACCACGCCGCTGTGAGCCGGCCGGACTTCACCACCCGCACCCAGAAGTGCCGCCCGGTCCCGAGCACGCCGCCGTACCCGAGGCCCACGGTCTTCTCAGGCCGCTCCGGGTCGGGGACCACGAACTGCGTGCTGCCGTTCTTCTTCGACCTGACCTCGGCGACACCCACCTGCCACGGGTAGACGCGCAGCACCCGGCGGATTCCCATCAGAGCAGTGGCCGCCATCAGCGCGAGCAGGGCGTACCAGATGCCGACGAGCAGCACGGGCATCCAGAGCACCAGCAGCCAGGCGGGCGTCATGACCACAGCGAACAGCCAGGCAAAGAAACCCAGGAGCCAACCCAGCAGGGCCACGCACCGGAACAACGCGGTACGGCGCCATGCGCGGCGGGTGGCCGGGTCCTCCCAGGCTGTCTTGTGGTGCACGCGGGATGGCAGATCCCGATGCCCCGTGGCGACCTCGTTCCGAGACGGGACGCGGTCCTTCACGGCGGCAAGCGCCTCGTCCGCCTCCTTCATTCGGCGACCGCGGTGAGCAGATCGGCGCCCGAAAGATCCCCGAGGCTGACCGTGATGCCGGTAAGGGGCTCGCGCAAGGCGGCCAGGGCGCCGCGCATCTCCGCGGCGCGTTCCCAGTTGCGTTCGTGCTCGATGCTGCTCATCGTGACGGGCCGGGTGGCTTCGTGGACTTCCAGCGCCGGGTGCCAGGTGCTGAGGAACGGGCGCAGCAGGTCGTTGACGAGGCCGGCGACCAGTTGCGGCAGGCGGGAGGCGGAGGCCTGCGGGCCGAGGCGGTGGAGGCCGTCCCGGGCGGTGGTGAAGACGGAGTGGAGTGAGGTAAGGGCCTCCCGGAGCGAGCCCTGGCCGTCGGCCAGCGGCTGTACTCCGACGCGCAGTGCCAACTCGACCTGAAGGTCGAAGGCGACGACCCGCTCCACGTCGTGGGAAGAGGACTGCGGCTGGGAACGCACGGGAGACTCCTGCGAGGTAGTCGGATGCGAGGTAGTCGGAGCGCTTCGAGCCTCCAGCATAGGAGCCTTCCACGATTCCACGAGGACGCCGAGCAAAGCCTGCCGCAGGTCTTCCTGCCGGGTGATGTCCTCGTCGTGACGCCGCACGGCCCGCGCGACGAGAGGGTGGATGCTCCATGCGTGGTCGCCGGGGCGGGGAGGCCGGACGGTCCCCTCACCGATCAGGTTGTCCGTCCCTTCGGCGACGCGGTGCGCCGCTTCGGCGGGGCGGAGGCCGTCGACGCGGGACAAGGCCTGCTCCATGGGGCCTTCGCCCAGCGCGGTGGGATGCACCACGGCCAGCATGCGCAGCACGTCATTGGCCGGGGTGCGCGTCTTGATGCTGCGCGGCAGCAGAGCGGACGGCAGCGGGGGCCGGGTCGCCGAGCGGCCGGCGGAGGTCGCACGTTCCCAGCGCAGCAGGGCATCGGTGCCGGCGCTGTGCAGCAGGCGCCGCAAGCGTGCCGCATTCTCATGAGCCATCCGCTCGGCGACCAGGTCCAGGGCGACGGGGTGCCCGCCCAGATCGTCGAGTATGTCCATCGCGACCTCCTGCTCCTTCCGGCTCGTGGGCCGGCGGCGCGAGATGAGGAGGTCGTAGGCGTCCGGGTCGGGCAGGGGGCCCAGGTCCAGCGGCTCGGCGGACCGCCCGTAGTGGCGTGACCGGGTGGTGAGAAGCGTGGCCGCGAGCATGTGCGGTCCGTACAGGAGGGCGAGTTGTTCGTGGGAGAGCCCGTCTGGAATTCCGTCGAGCACCCACAGGAACGGCAGATTGCGTTCGCCCAGCGCGAGGGACAGGTGACTGAGCAGAGCCGGCAACGACTCGGTGTCGGCACGGATGCCGAGGGCTGACGCCACGGTGCGCACCTGGCGGAGGTAGCGGTCCAGCGTGTGACCGGCTGCGTCGGGAGCGGTGGTGTGCAGGTCGAACCAGTAGATCCCGCCGGGGAAGGACGAGGCGAATTGCAGGGCGTACTCCTGCGCCAGCAGCGACTTGCCGATACCGGGCATCCCCCGCACGACCGCGGCACGCCCCTGGCCGGCCCGGGAGACGAGCGGCGCACGGTGGCGGTGCAGGGCCGTGTGCAGGTGCCACTGCTCGGCCAGGCGCCCGGTGAACCATCGTGAACCGGACGGCATGGGGGCCGGCAGCCACGTCGGCTGCGCCGGACCGGGAGCACACCCCAACGGCCCCGTCAGCTCGTCGACATACAAAGCGACCCGGGCCGCCAGAAGGCCGGCAGCGCCTTCTCCCCGGATGCCGGGCCAGTGCCTGGCGTCGCGCAGTTCCAGCGGATGGACGTGGTCGGTGGTGCGTTCCGGGTTGATGATCAGGATGCGTCGGCGGGGGTCCCCTTCGCGTTGCCCGGCCTGGAACGCGTAGGTCAGCTCCCACTGGCAGGCGCGTCGCCGCGGGTACTCCTCCGAATACAGCGCGAGCAGCGCCTTGGAACGGGCGAGGGCATGGGAGATGGTGGCCGTGATACCGGCGAAATCCTCGACCGCGGTGTCGTCCACGAAGACGCGCAGCCCCCGGTGGCGCAGGGCACGGGCCAGCGGGACCACGAGGTCCGCGTCGGACCGGCTGTAGCTGACGAAGACATCCCACTCCGCCTCGCGTTGCTGCCGATCCATGCCAGTCCTTTCCCGTCCCGCCCCGTTGCCGTGCCCGGACGTAGTCTGCCCGAGCGGAGATTTCGTCCAGTATCGTGGCGGCCCGGTCGGGGGTTGCGACACGACGTGGGGGGATGGCGTGCCGAGGCGGAAGCGCATGGGGCGGCCGGCGGAGGTCGCCGTCAAGTTCTCGGTACCGTTCGTCGGGGAGGTCAGCGGTACCTGGCGCCCGGACGACGCGGAGCGGAAGGCGGCCTGGGAGCTCTACGTCGAACTGATCACCCGGGTCAGCGTGGTCGAACTCGGCCCGTCCGAAGGCGTCCTGAGAGAGGCGCTGTCGTCGCAGTACACGCTGTTCCACACCACCCGTGACATCCTGCGTCGCTACGGCCCCGATGTCGCACCACGGAGCAGGCAGGGCGACATCACCTTCGGCTCGCTCGCGGTCACCGTCCTCAACGCCGTCGTGCGCCCCCTCCTGACCCGCTGGCACCCCGCCCTCGCCGAACACGAAGCGGCGAGACCGCCCGGAGTCGCCCCTCAGCAGCACGAACAGGAGTGGGAGCACGAAGCCGAGCTACGACAACAACTGCGCCTGGCCCGCCACACCTTGACGGACCTGGCCCGCGTCCTGGCAGAAGTAGCGGGAGCCGCCGACCTCTTGGCCCCCACACCACCCCGCATCCCGAATCAGGCGGGGGGGGGGCTTAGAAAGCGGAGGTGCCGGCTCGCCCGCGAGCGGCGATCCCCCGTAGGCAGGGGGCGTCGCTCATCCGTCGTCGCCGATAGCTGCCTTCGGCCAAGTTTTCGGCCAAGGATGGGCACCTGCGGTGCGGGCACCTGTAGTGGAAGCCTCGTGTGACTTCATCGGCCTGGCGGAGTGCCGGCTCCTGAAGGCGGCCCGCCACCGCGCCTTCACGCGTCCTACACGCTGGGTGCCCGGAAGGGGACTTGCCGACGGGCGGCCTCGTCGATCTCCTGGACGGTGAGGAGGGGAGTGGCCCGGGTCTGCAGGGCCCCACTGGCTTTGACGGTGAGGCTGATGGCGGCCATGGACACCGGATCGGGGAGGTCGATGATGAGCACGATGTCGTCCTCCCCGAAGGCGAAGTACACGGACTCGACCGTCCCGCCGAGGGCCGTGACGACCTGGTCGACGGCAGCGCGGCGCCCACTCGCGCCCTCCTTGAGCAGCCCCTTGGTGCCCTCGGACGTATAGGTGGCCTGAATCAGAAACTTCGGCATCGGGACACTCCCTGCCCATCGCATATCCGGTGTGCAGATGCCCTTCCCGTTGTCACACCGACCGCCACGCACCGAATGACCTGATTCACCCGCTAGGCGCCAATCCGATGGGTGGGCTGCCGACGGCAGCCGACTCCACCTCGACGTAGCCGGGTGTCCTTCTTCTTCGTCGGCCCGCCGCGCACGGCCCAGTCGCGACCCACGGGCCGCATACACCCCGCGTATTAAGCCGTCCGAGGGAGCATTACGCGATATGCCGGTAAGCCGCGCGTTAATCAGAACCCAGTCATATCTTGTGAGCGTGAATCATCTGATGTCGTACATGAAAGGACTGGAGAGCATGTCGCACATCGCGAAGGCACTCGTGGCTACCGTCGTTGCCGGGGTGGTCGTGACAGGCATGGCCGGCGTGGCCTCGGCCGACACCCATGCAGGCGGCGCCGCGGTCGGCTCCCCGGGCATCGACTCCGGTAACAACGTCCAGATGCCGATCCACATCCCGATCAACGTCTGCGGGAACTCTGTCAACCACTTCACCCTGCTGAACCCGGCCTTCAGGAACACGTGTATCAACTCCGACGTAAAGACCCACGGCTACTACCACGACGAGCACCGCAGGCGCTGAGAGCGGCCCCCGTGAGCCTGTCTGCGCGGGAGTCGTTCTCGTGCCTGCTATCCGCGAGTGACCGAAAGAGGGCGGGACCCGTACGCGGGCCTGCGGATCGGGTCGGCTCCGGGGGAGTTGGAGGTCAAGACGCCGAAGAGTGAGGCAGGTGTCCGCACCATCTCGCGCCCTGCGTTGCCCGTCCCGGAAACCAGGACTTCGGCGCCGTGCTCCCGACCCGAGAACGACGAAGGCCCAGGCGTCCGGTTCATCACCGGCCGACCTGGGCCTTCGTCGTGCCCGCCGCATACGCGGCGCATGGTGCCCCCGGCAGGATTCGAACCTGCGACACCCGCTTTAGGAGAGCGGTGCTCTATCCCCTGAGCTACGGAGGCAAGGCCTGAGCCCCTGACAGGGTAGCTGATGCGTTCGCTGTAGTTCGCTTCTGTTGGGGATGAGGGGGTGGGTGTGGCCTGGTGGTGGGGTGGAGGGGCGGGATGTGCGCCGATGGCGGTGGTCGGGGTGACCACCGCCATCGTGTGGGGTGTTGCTGTCGGGCCGGTTGGTGGGGGGGCCGGGGTGGGGTGTCAGCCGCCGATGTGCCAGCTGAGGGTGCCGTCCGTGGTGGTGAGGAGGGCCAGGAGGAGCAGGTCGGCGGCGCCGAGGGTGATGCCCAGGAGGGCGCGGCCGCGGCGGGTGGTGCCGCGGGCCAGGGACAGGCCGCCGAGGACCAGGGCGCAGGGGCCGAGAAGGATGTTCAGGACCAGGGTGCCGAGCAGGCCGAGGATGAAGGAGGCCACGGCCATGCCGTCCGCTTGGGCGCGGAGGCGGGGGCGGGCGGTGGAGCGGTGCGGGTCCTTGGCCTCTGTGGCCGTCGCGGGAGAGGTCGTCGTCGGCGAGGTCGTGCGAGTGGTGTCGCTGAGCGTGGTCATCGGGAGGTCACCTCGGCGTGGTGGCGGCGTTCGCGGAGGAAGAAGACGAGCAGCCAGCCGGCGATGACGGCGGCCGCGACGAGAGTGACGGGGACGGGGAGGTGTGCCGCGGTACCCAGCATGATCCCCATCAGGAGAAGGGCTGCGACGAGGAAGAGCATGATCTTCCTTTCCGATTCCAGAGGACAGTTGTTCACTCAGCTTCTTCAGTCTACGACTGCCCACGGGTGGAGTAGTTCGGAGAACGGTTGTTTACTGGATGACATGAGTCACAGTCTTGGAGTCCGGCAGGCCCAGAAACAGAAGACCCGTCAGGCGCTGCTCGATGCGGCGCTCGGCCTGTTGGAGGAGCAGAGTCTGAGCAGCTTGGGGCTGCGGGAGGTCACGCGGGTGGTGGGGGTCGCCCCCACCGCGTTCTACCGGCACTTCCGGGACATGGGGGAGCTGGGCGTTGCCCTGGTCGAGGAGGCGCTGGGGAGCCTGCATGCGATGGTGCGGGCGATCCTGGCCGAGCAGGACGGTGCCGAGGAGCGGATCGACCGCACGGTCGCGGTGGTGGAGCAGCATGTGCGCCGCTATCCGCTGCACATCAGATTTGTGGCGCGCGAGCGGCACGGGGGTGTGCGGGCCGTGCGGCAGGCCATCGCGGACGAGATGGACCGGTTCGCGGAGGAGGTCGCGGCGGCGCTCAAGTCCCAGCCGGTGTCGGAAGGGTGGCGCGATGACGATGTGCGGATGCTGGCGGAGCTGTACGTGGACCGGCTGGTGACGACGGCCGCGGCGCTGCTCGACGCGGACGCGGACGGGCCCGAGGGGGCGGCCGAGCAGGTGGTGCAGGTGGCGCGCAGGCAGTTGCGCCTGATCAGTATCGGGCGGCGGCACTGGCGGGAGGAGGGGCGGGGGGAGCAGTAGAGGAGGGGTGGGGCGGCTGCTTGAGGGGTGCGTTTGGCTTTGGCGGGCGGGTGGTGAGGGCGTCGGTCTTCGTCAGGCGCGGGCCGGGGTCACTCGTACGCGATAGGTGCCGTCCGGGTTCTCCGTCAGGACGGTGACGGCGGCG includes:
- a CDS encoding toll/interleukin-1 receptor domain-containing protein → MDRQQREAEWDVFVSYSRSDADLVVPLARALRHRGLRVFVDDTAVEDFAGITATISHALARSKALLALYSEEYPRRRACQWELTYAFQAGQREGDPRRRILIINPERTTDHVHPLELRDARHWPGIRGEGAAGLLAARVALYVDELTGPLGCAPGPAQPTWLPAPMPSGSRWFTGRLAEQWHLHTALHRHRAPLVSRAGQGRAAVVRGMPGIGKSLLAQEYALQFASSFPGGIYWFDLHTTAPDAAGHTLDRYLRQVRTVASALGIRADTESLPALLSHLSLALGERNLPFLWVLDGIPDGLSHEQLALLYGPHMLAATLLTTRSRHYGRSAEPLDLGPLPDPDAYDLLISRRRPTSRKEQEVAMDILDDLGGHPVALDLVAERMAHENAARLRRLLHSAGTDALLRWERATSAGRSATRPPLPSALLPRSIKTRTPANDVLRMLAVVHPTALGEGPMEQALSRVDGLRPAEAAHRVAEGTDNLIGEGTVRPPRPGDHAWSIHPLVARAVRRHDEDITRQEDLRQALLGVLVESWKAPMLEARSAPTTSHPTTSQESPVRSQPQSSSHDVERVVAFDLQVELALRVGVQPLADGQGSLREALTSLHSVFTTARDGLHRLGPQASASRLPQLVAGLVNDLLRPFLSTWHPALEVHEATRPVTMSSIEHERNWERAAEMRGALAALREPLTGITVSLGDLSGADLLTAVAE
- a CDS encoding chaplin, whose translation is MSHIAKALVATVVAGVVVTGMAGVASADTHAGGAAVGSPGIDSGNNVQMPIHIPINVCGNSVNHFTLLNPAFRNTCINSDVKTHGYYHDEHRRR
- a CDS encoding TetR family transcriptional regulator, producing MSHSLGVRQAQKQKTRQALLDAALGLLEEQSLSSLGLREVTRVVGVAPTAFYRHFRDMGELGVALVEEALGSLHAMVRAILAEQDGAEERIDRTVAVVEQHVRRYPLHIRFVARERHGGVRAVRQAIADEMDRFAEEVAAALKSQPVSEGWRDDDVRMLAELYVDRLVTTAAALLDADADGPEGAAEQVVQVARRQLRLISIGRRHWREEGRGEQ
- a CDS encoding GYD domain-containing protein, with amino-acid sequence MPKFLIQATYTSEGTKGLLKEGASGRRAAVDQVVTALGGTVESVYFAFGEDDIVLIIDLPDPVSMAAISLTVKASGALQTRATPLLTVQEIDEAARRQVPFRAPSV